The following are encoded in a window of Citrobacter freundii genomic DNA:
- a CDS encoding YfgM family protein: MEIYENENDQVDAVKRFFAENGKALVVGVILGVGALVGWRYWTSHQTESTRSASLAYQNTVTAVSAGKQDSIPAAEKFAAENKNTYGALASMELAQQFVDQNELEKAATQLQQGLAATSDENLKAVINLRLARVQVQLKQADTALKTLDTIKGEGWAAIVADLRGEALLSKGDKQGARSAWEAGVKSEASPALSEMMQMKINNLSI, from the coding sequence GTGGAAATTTACGAGAACGAAAACGACCAGGTTGATGCGGTAAAACGCTTCTTTGCCGAAAATGGCAAAGCGCTGGTGGTTGGGGTTATTTTAGGGGTTGGCGCACTGGTTGGCTGGCGTTACTGGACCAGCCATCAGACGGAGTCCACACGCTCTGCTTCTCTGGCGTATCAAAATACAGTGACTGCGGTCAGTGCGGGTAAGCAGGACAGCATTCCTGCCGCAGAGAAATTTGCCGCAGAGAACAAAAATACCTACGGCGCGTTAGCGTCGATGGAACTGGCGCAGCAGTTTGTTGATCAAAACGAACTTGAGAAAGCCGCTACCCAGTTGCAACAAGGACTGGCGGCGACCAGCGATGAGAATCTCAAAGCGGTGATTAATCTGCGTCTTGCGCGTGTGCAAGTTCAGCTTAAACAAGCGGATACCGCGCTGAAAACGCTCGACACCATTAAAGGTGAAGGGTGGGCGGCCATTGTCGCCGATCTGCGTGGCGAAGCGTTGCTGAGCAAAGGCGATAAACAAGGCGCGCGTAGCGCATGGGAAGCGGGTGTAAAAAGCGAAGCCTCTCCTGCTCTGAGCGAAATGATGCAGATGAAAATCAATAATTTGTCCATCTGA
- the hisS gene encoding histidine--tRNA ligase: MAKNIQAIRGMNDYLPGETAIWQRIEGTLKNVLGSYGYSEIRLPIVEQTPLFKRAIGEVTDVVEKEMYTFEDRNGDSLTLRPEGTAGCVRAGIEHGLLYNQEQRLWYIGPMFRHERPQKGRYRQFHQLGVEVFGLQGPDIDAELIMLTARWWRALGISQHVSLELNSIGSLEARANYRDALVAYLEQHKDKLDEDCKRRMYTNPLRVLDSKNPEVQALLNDAPALGDYLDEDSRAHFAGLCTLLESAGIAYTVNQRLVRGLDYYNRTVFEWVTSSLGSQGTVCAGGRYDGLVEQLGGRATPAVGFAMGLERLVLLVQAVNPEFIASPVVDIYLIASGTDTQSAAMALAERLRDEVPGVKLMTNHGGGNFKKQFARADKWGARVALVLGESEVADGTVVVKDLRTGEQTAVAQDSVAAHLRTLTC, translated from the coding sequence GTGGCAAAAAACATTCAAGCCATTCGCGGCATGAACGATTATCTGCCTGGCGAAACCGCCATCTGGCAGCGCATTGAAGGCACTCTTAAAAACGTGCTCGGCAGCTACGGTTACAGTGAAATCCGCTTGCCGATTGTAGAGCAGACCCCGTTATTCAAACGCGCGATCGGTGAAGTGACCGACGTGGTTGAAAAAGAGATGTACACCTTTGAGGACCGTAATGGCGATAGCCTGACTTTGCGTCCTGAAGGAACGGCTGGCTGCGTACGCGCCGGCATCGAACATGGTCTCCTGTACAATCAGGAACAGCGTCTGTGGTATATCGGACCGATGTTCCGCCACGAGCGCCCGCAAAAAGGTCGCTATCGCCAATTCCATCAGCTGGGTGTCGAAGTGTTTGGCCTGCAAGGCCCGGACATTGATGCTGAGCTGATTATGCTGACCGCTCGCTGGTGGCGTGCACTGGGTATTTCTCAGCATGTTAGCCTTGAACTGAACTCCATCGGTTCTCTGGAAGCCCGTGCTAACTACCGAGATGCATTGGTGGCGTACCTGGAACAGCATAAAGACAAACTGGACGAAGACTGCAAGCGTCGCATGTATACCAACCCGTTACGTGTACTCGATTCCAAAAATCCGGAAGTGCAGGCGCTGCTCAACGACGCTCCGGCGCTGGGCGACTACCTGGATGAGGATTCACGCGCGCATTTCGCCGGTCTGTGTACGCTGCTGGAGTCAGCAGGTATTGCTTACACCGTTAACCAACGACTGGTTCGTGGTCTCGACTACTACAACCGTACCGTATTTGAGTGGGTCACCAGCAGCCTGGGCTCGCAGGGTACCGTGTGTGCGGGCGGTCGTTATGACGGTCTGGTCGAGCAACTTGGCGGTCGTGCTACGCCAGCGGTTGGCTTCGCGATGGGTCTGGAACGACTTGTTTTGTTAGTTCAGGCAGTTAATCCGGAATTTATTGCTTCTCCTGTTGTCGATATATACCTGATCGCTTCAGGTACAGATACGCAGTCGGCGGCAATGGCGCTGGCTGAACGTCTGCGCGATGAAGTTCCGGGCGTAAAACTGATGACAAACCACGGTGGCGGCAACTTTAAGAAACAGTTTGCTCGCGCCGATAAGTGGGGCGCTCGCGTTGCACTGGTACTGGGTGAGTCCGAAGTGGCTGACGGTACTGTTGTAGTGAAGGATTTGCGCACTGGTGAGCAAACGGCAGTAGCGCAGGATAGCGTTGCCGCGCATTTGCGCACTTTGACTTGCTAA
- the ispG gene encoding flavodoxin-dependent (E)-4-hydroxy-3-methylbut-2-enyl-diphosphate synthase yields the protein MHNQAPIQRRKSTRIYVGNVPIGDGAPIAVQSMTNTRTTDVAATVNQIKALERVGADIVRVSVPTMDAAEAFKLIKQQVTVPLVADIHFDYRIALKVAEYGVDCLRINPGNIGNEERIRMVVDCARDNNIPIRIGVNAGSLEKDLQEKYGEPTPQALLESAMRHVDHLDRLNFDQFKVSVKASDVFLAVESYRLLAKQIDQPLHLGITEAGGARSGSVKSAIGLGLLLSEGIGDTLRVSLAADPVEEIKVGFDILKSLRIRARGINFIACPTCSRQEFDVIGTVNALEQRLEDIITPMDVSIIGCVVNGPGEALVSTLGVTGGNKKSGLYEDGVRKDRIDNDDMITQLEARIRAKASILDEARRIDVQQVEK from the coding sequence ATGCATAATCAGGCTCCAATTCAACGTAGAAAATCGACACGCATTTACGTTGGGAATGTGCCGATTGGTGATGGCGCGCCCATCGCCGTACAGTCTATGACCAATACGCGGACCACGGATGTGGCGGCGACGGTCAATCAAATCAAAGCGCTGGAACGCGTTGGGGCTGACATTGTCCGAGTCTCTGTACCGACAATGGATGCTGCAGAAGCGTTCAAGCTTATCAAACAGCAAGTCACAGTCCCGCTGGTTGCCGATATTCACTTTGACTACCGTATCGCGCTGAAAGTAGCGGAGTACGGCGTCGACTGTCTGCGTATCAACCCAGGCAATATCGGTAATGAAGAGCGTATTCGCATGGTGGTGGACTGCGCTCGCGATAACAACATTCCTATCCGCATCGGCGTTAACGCCGGATCGCTGGAAAAAGATCTGCAGGAAAAATACGGCGAACCCACGCCGCAGGCGCTGCTGGAATCAGCTATGCGTCATGTGGATCATCTCGATCGTCTGAACTTCGACCAGTTCAAAGTGAGCGTTAAAGCCTCTGATGTGTTCCTTGCCGTTGAATCTTATCGTCTGTTAGCCAAACAGATCGATCAGCCGCTGCATCTGGGGATCACCGAAGCCGGTGGCGCACGCAGCGGATCGGTGAAGTCCGCGATTGGCCTGGGTTTGCTGTTGTCAGAAGGGATCGGCGATACGCTGCGCGTTTCTCTGGCGGCCGATCCGGTAGAAGAGATCAAAGTAGGCTTCGATATTCTGAAATCGCTGCGCATTCGCGCGCGCGGGATCAACTTTATCGCCTGCCCAACCTGTTCTCGTCAGGAGTTTGACGTCATCGGCACGGTTAACGCGCTGGAGCAACGTCTGGAAGACATCATCACGCCAATGGACGTTTCGATCATCGGCTGTGTGGTAAACGGTCCTGGTGAAGCGTTGGTTTCCACGCTCGGCGTGACGGGTGGCAACAAGAAAAGCGGCCTGTATGAAGACGGTGTACGTAAGGATCGTATCGATAACGACGATATGATTACCCAGCTAGAAGCCCGTATTCGTGCCAAAGCCAGCATCCTGGACGAAGCGCGTCGAATTGACGTGCAGCAGGTTGAAAAATAA